Proteins co-encoded in one Deinococcus arcticus genomic window:
- the metG gene encoding methionine--tRNA ligase, with the protein MSHPDRAFFITTAIDYANGAPHIGHVYEKILTDAIARYQRLAGREVFFLTGTDEHGEKIAKAAAKAGQTPQVFVDDLATRAFKGLWDRLDIAYDDFVRTTEGRHKRFVQDILQRVYDAGDIYFDEYEGLYSVGAERYVTEKELVEGPDGVRRYPGDKDPPELRREANYFFRMEKYQAWLLDHIGQNPDFIQPAGYRNEVLEMLREPIGPLSISRPKSRVPWGIELPWDPDHVTYVWFDALLNYVSAPVSKGERPEVIGTAWHVIGKDILKPHAVFWPTMLKAAGLPPYRRLVVHSHILAEDGRKMGKSLGNAIDPEALVAQYPVDAIRYTLLREATLSADSPYGEGILVSRLTSDLANDLGNLLSRTVSMIQKYRGGVIPAATEITEREREIEAAALALPGQILGLVDDLKINMALEAAMNFVRDLNRYIAESAPWNLAKSEQTARRLDTVLYTAAEGLRVASVALEAALPSKARELRAQLGLGGQSYTLAGAWGLTPAGTQVVGGAILFPKPEPRVAPDKLAPEATPKPAKEPVKENVTPMTQTEVVPAVPAAAPTAPAEALISIDDFARIDLRVAEVLAAEAVPKADKLLKLTVRLGEEERTVVSGIRQWFAPEALVGRKVILVANLKPAKLRGIESQGMILAAEDDQGNLDLVGLTLDLPSGTKVR; encoded by the coding sequence ATGAGCCACCCTGACCGCGCATTTTTCATCACGACGGCCATTGACTACGCCAACGGCGCGCCGCACATCGGCCACGTCTACGAGAAGATTCTCACCGACGCCATTGCCCGCTACCAGCGCTTGGCCGGGCGCGAGGTGTTTTTCCTGACCGGCACCGACGAGCACGGCGAGAAGATTGCCAAGGCCGCCGCCAAGGCCGGCCAGACCCCGCAGGTGTTCGTGGATGATCTGGCCACACGCGCCTTCAAGGGCCTGTGGGACCGGCTGGACATCGCCTACGACGACTTTGTGCGCACCACGGAGGGGCGCCACAAGCGCTTCGTTCAGGACATCCTGCAGCGGGTGTACGACGCGGGCGACATCTACTTTGACGAGTACGAGGGGCTGTACTCCGTGGGCGCCGAGCGTTACGTCACGGAAAAAGAGCTGGTGGAGGGCCCGGACGGCGTGCGCCGTTATCCCGGCGACAAGGACCCACCCGAACTGCGCCGCGAGGCGAACTATTTCTTCCGCATGGAGAAGTATCAGGCGTGGCTGCTGGACCATATTGGGCAGAACCCCGACTTTATCCAGCCGGCCGGCTACCGCAACGAGGTGCTGGAAATGCTCAGGGAGCCCATTGGGCCGCTGAGCATCTCGCGGCCCAAGAGCCGCGTGCCCTGGGGTATTGAACTGCCCTGGGACCCGGACCACGTCACCTACGTGTGGTTTGACGCGCTGCTGAATTACGTCTCGGCGCCGGTGAGCAAGGGCGAGCGCCCCGAGGTGATCGGCACCGCGTGGCACGTGATCGGCAAGGACATTCTCAAGCCGCACGCGGTGTTCTGGCCCACCATGCTGAAAGCCGCCGGGCTGCCCCCCTACCGCCGCCTCGTGGTGCACAGTCACATCCTGGCCGAGGACGGGCGCAAGATGGGCAAGAGCCTGGGCAACGCCATTGACCCCGAAGCGCTGGTGGCGCAGTACCCGGTGGACGCCATCCGCTACACCCTGCTGCGCGAGGCCACCCTGAGTGCCGATAGTCCCTACGGCGAGGGCATTCTGGTCTCGCGCCTGACCAGCGACCTTGCCAACGATCTGGGCAACCTGCTCTCGCGCACCGTGTCCATGATTCAGAAGTACCGGGGCGGCGTGATTCCGGCGGCCACCGAGATTACCGAGCGCGAGCGCGAGATCGAGGCCGCCGCGCTGGCCCTGCCAGGGCAGATTCTGGGGCTGGTGGACGACTTGAAGATCAATATGGCCCTGGAAGCGGCCATGAACTTCGTGCGCGACCTCAACCGCTACATTGCCGAGAGCGCGCCCTGGAACCTGGCCAAGAGTGAGCAGACCGCCCGGCGCCTGGACACGGTGCTGTACACCGCCGCCGAGGGCCTGCGCGTGGCCAGCGTGGCCCTGGAAGCGGCGCTGCCCAGTAAGGCCCGCGAACTGCGCGCGCAACTGGGCCTGGGCGGCCAGTCCTACACCCTGGCCGGCGCCTGGGGCCTGACCCCGGCCGGCACCCAGGTGGTGGGCGGCGCGATTCTGTTTCCCAAGCCCGAACCCAGGGTGGCCCCTGACAAGCTGGCCCCCGAAGCCACCCCCAAACCCGCCAAAGAGCCCGTGAAAGAGAACGTGACCCCCATGACCCAGACGGAAGTTGTTCCCGCTGTTCCGGCCGCCGCGCCCACCGCCCCCGCTGAGGCCCTGATTTCCATTGACGACTTTGCCCGCATTGACCTGCGTGTGGCCGAGGTGCTGGCTGCCGAGGCCGTGCCCAAGGCCGACAAGCTGCTGAAACTGACGGTGCGCCTGGGCGAGGAGGAACGCACCGTGGTCAGCGGCATTCGCCAGTGGTTCGCCCCCGAAGCCCTGGTGGGCCGCAAGGTGATTCTGGTCGCCAACCTGAAGCCCGCCAAGCTGCGCGGTATCGAGTCCCAGGGCATGATCCTGGCCGCCGAGGACGATCAGGGCAACCTGGACCTCGTGGGCCTGACACTGGACCTGCCCAGCGGAACGAAGGTGCGCTGA